One segment of Zonotrichia albicollis isolate bZonAlb1 chromosome 4, bZonAlb1.hap1, whole genome shotgun sequence DNA contains the following:
- the LOC102074994 gene encoding histone H3: MARTKQTARKSTGGKAPRKQLATKAARKSAPATGGVKKPHRYRPGTVALREIRRYQKSTELLIRKLPFQRLVREIAQDFKTDLRFQSSAVMALQEASEAYLVGLFEDTNLCAIHAKRVTIMPKDIQLARRIRGERA, from the coding sequence ATGGCGCGCACGAAGCAGACGGCGCGGAAGTCGACGGGCGGCAAGGCGCCCCGCAAGCAGCTGGCCACCAAGGCTGCCCGCAAGAGCGCGCCGGCCACGGGCGGCGTCAAGAAGCCGCACCGCTACCGGCCCGGCACGGTGGCGCTGCGCGAGATCCGGCGCTACCAGAAGTCCACGGAGCTGCTGATCCGCAAGCTGCCCTTCCAGCGCCTGGTGCGCGAGATCGCGCAGGACTTCAAGACCGACCTGCGCTTCCAGAGCTCGGCCGTCATGGCGCTGCAGGAGGCCAGCGAGGCCTACCTGGTGGGGCTCTTCGAGGACACCAACCTGTGCGCCATCCACGCCAAGCGCGTCACCATCATGCCCAAGGACATCCAGCTGGCCCGCCGCATCCGCGGAGAGCGCGCATGA
- the LOC102074815 gene encoding histone H4 gives MSGRGKGGKGLGKGGAKRHRKVLRDNIQGITKPAIRRLARRGGVKRISGLIYEETRGVLKVFLENVIRDAVTYTEHAKRKTVTAMDVVYALKRQGRTLYGFGG, from the coding sequence ATGTCTGGACGAGGCAAGGGCGGCAAGGGGCTCGGCAAGGGCGGCGCCAAGCGCCACCGCAAGGTGCTGCGCGACAACATCCAGGGCATCACCAAGCCGGCCATCCGCCGCCTGGCTCGGCGCGGCGGCGTCAAGCGCATCTCGGGGCTCATCTACGAGGAGACGCGCGGCGTGCTCAAGGTCTTCCTGGAGAACGTCATCCGCGACGCCGTCACCTACACGGAGCACGCCAAGAGGAAGACGGTCACGGCCATGGACGTGGTCTACGCCCTCAAGCGCCAGGGTCGTACCCTCTACGGCTTCGGCGGCTAA